The DNA segment GTAGGTATCGGGACGGAGCAAGATGTGCTCCAGCTGAGATTTCTTCTGGTACATCTCCTCGATCGTCTTCCCGCCGCGAgaagccgccgccgccgccttCGCGACATTGACGTTGTTGCTGGTTTGCAGAGGGAGTTTGGTAGCCATCCTGAGGGGGGATCGCGAGTTTCTGAGAGGGAAACTGTGTAGATCTGAAGGAATGGAGTGAGGATTGAATCAGTCTACGAAATTAAGGAATGAAGTGAGAAGACGATGGATGGAAATAGAGAGGAGAGTGAgatgataaataaatattagatgagagagagagagacaacgGTTGGGCAAGTCGTCGGATCAGAATTCGAAATTTGAATTTTGCGATAGGAGCGGGATAATTATTAGGGTTTTTCAAAAAGGATTCAACATCGTACGATGAAATCTGACGGCTGCAGAAGATCAGATTTCGAGATGAAAGAACTAAAGTAAAGGTAAAAagatattttatgataattattaTTAGGGCCCAATCAAAGCCCATTTATTTCAGAATACAGCCATGACTCAGTTAAGCCCGTGTTGTGAAACAAAGCTAATATGTGTATGTCATACGTGGGCTTATTATGAGTCATATATTAGCTTAATATGTGTTATATTAACTTATATTTATacgttgttcaaaaaaaaaacttatatttataCTACTTATTGAGATTTGAGAAATTTCATAGGATAgactttttttagtttttgtaacaaaaatagcactcaatgaaaaaaatgaccaaaataaattttattaaaaggtaaaaatgtgtttttatcctaggattaattaacatagacttagggtttagagataAAGGGTAAGGTTTTGAGgatatgatttagggtttaaaataaaaatggttattttggtcattttcatttttttaggcatttttgtgacaaaaactttaaaaaatctatttgagAAAATTGCCCTATTGATTTTAGACTTTAAAAagctaaattttaaaataaaataagagaaaTTTCCTAggatattatttttagtttattttcacaaaaataacgttcaaaaaagaaaatgactaaaatatgttttattaaagttAATGGATTGAGTTTTGGGGATagagtttcaaaattttaaaaataaaaaataaatgtcaaaaattttaaaataaaaaaggggctattttagtcatttttaagattatttttgtgacaaaaacttaaaaatgactatttaaaaatatttactacGATAGCCGTCTTTAATTCATatagtttctatattttgttataatattacattttattttattttatagactTCTCGATAAAACTTACTTATTTCAGTATGGCCAATGCATACTCTGCCATGCAGtattcagttttgtttttgattttttttaacgcCTTGTAAATATACGAAACAATCTTATTATGCAATCAAAACTCATTCTACACaactcaaaataaataaaataaaagtgtatgaATGTGTTTGAGGAAATGAGCAAACACACAGTTTTATTTTGGAATACAAACATAGCTCTTATTATTGAAAAAGACAGATACATCATACATCTTGTTTTTACACTTATTATTATGAATGAGTCTTGCTTTTGTGTCTAGGTAACAAACCAACGAATTTCACAAGCACATCGACGGAGTTTTGCGCGGCTAAGCTGCCAAATAAGTCAGCCTCGTTGGAAACGTCGGAGCCGCCTCCGGCGAGATCGGATAGGCTCCGGATAACGACGAAAGGGAGGGCTTGCTGGTGGCAGATTAGAGCAACGGCGGCGCTTTCCATGTCGATCGCGGTGGCGTTGAATTTGGAGCGTAGGAAAGTCCGGTAAGCGGCGTTGTCGACGAAGACACTTGCACTCACCCCACGGTCAACGATGGTTACCTTCGGTGGTCGAGGGAGACACGTGGTATTCACGCATTGTGGTAGTCTCATGTCCTGTTGTTTGTTTGAATATATTATTTCAGTTCACGTAACGTAGACAAAATAATTTCATACAATGAATTATATAATTGTCGAGCTTACGTCATTTTTATATTGATGTAAATTTGACAAATCTTTGACCAAGAGAAAAAGAACATATGTACATTTAATGACTAATATGTACATTTTCAAATTCACTAATTTATGCTCATATGACTAATATGtacattttcaaatttattaatttatgctCGTGTAGTACTACTACTAACGTTCAATGGACGACATTGATATGTTTATTTTCCGAATTATATAGTTGGACAGTGAATGGTTTTATAGGGCGTCCATAAAATGTTGAAATTTAATTTGTAGTCAATGATATCTAATCCAGGTAACGTGTGGTACATATTTGCCGAGAATGCAACTTGAATATAAAATCAGTTAATGAGTATTAACGAAACGAATGTTAGTCAAACCTGGAGTTGGCGTGCAAGATCCAAGTAGGACTTGTCAACGGGAACCCAGAAGACGTGTTCCCGGAGTTCCGGAGTTCCGGTGACCGGAAAGATTTCTTCTGGTTGGTACCAAACTCGATTGAGCAAATTGTCGCTTTGGTTATTGTACTTAGAAAACTGGAGATAACCAATGTCCCGAGTATAGTCTCCACCAGCTTCCAAAGCTAGCTCGTCGTCAATCCCATCTCCATACCTCTGTATATTTAGATACCACGTAAAATATATACGTAATATATTCTCAACATTGCATCATCAATATGAGATCGTTATTGACAGTTGCAAAGTAGAATATTGTTATTGATATATGATATCAGATTCTGAACATGTGCAAATGATACTAATTAATGCGTACAGAGAATCCAACCCATGATAAACTATAGTAAAAACTTTTCATATACGTCTCTTAGCATCGACGACCACAAGTTTCAATATTTAATATTGATGTAACCATATAAACTAAAGGCCACGGCAATATATATTGAGACCTGGTCCAATAGATTTTCTAGTCTTTCCAACGAAATAGCTAGATATAGTGATTAGCATGTAGATGtgaatatatgatatatgaGATCCAACATGTCAAAATAACTATATGAGCTATCCTTCTTAACATTTTATCCCAAAAAAACTATGAACTATCTTTTTGATACAACTCTACCTGCCAATTCCAAAGACCAGAGTGTGCCCAAAACTTAGGAATAGTAACGTCACCAATATCAAGGTTAACATCTGCGTTTCCAGCGATTCCATAATGCAACACTCCTTTCAGCCTAAACAGGCTCACTAGTAATTGTGTTACTACTCCTGTATTTACCTGTTCATAAatgtatattatttaaagaatattacattcaaaaatgataatattattttatatatgtatagatGGGCGAAAGAGTTGTATTTGATAAATGAGCGAACCATTCCTAATCCCGTCATTACGATCACCACCCGTTGGTTTGATATATTTCCAAATCGAAATCTTCTACCTGCGTAATTTATAAAAAACAGATCAATatcgacatatatatatatagacattcACACGAAAAGCTCTCTTAATTAATAGTAAAAAATCATAATGACAccctatttaaaatttttgacgAACGGTAATAAAAACAACTTAAGCTATACGTACGCATGCTAATAAACAGTTCAAAAACATACTGTATTAATCGATGACATATACAAGAAGGAGATTGACTTTATGAATTGATTCAATGAACCTAAAGTTAGATTATAGAAACATTGTTACCCGCAAAATCGATGAAGGGTAAAGAGGGATAAGGAACATAGGCTTGAGAAGCGAGAAGAGGATTAAGCTCAAAGTTGTTTGGAGCTACAATCCCCAAATAAGGACCTCTCTTATTCATCATCTTTATGTTGCTCAAAACTTTTGGAGATATTTCACCATTTGCTTCTTCAATAATATTTCCAATCGACAAAATAACCATAAGAAGACCAATAAAAAAGCATCCCATaatttcttctctctctcaccCTTTCTTGTATGCTTATCGATCGTGAGTCTCATATCTGCCCTTAGGTTCCTTTTATACATACACGCAAATGTACTAGACGAATAGTCTAATACACAAGAAAGTGGACATTATATATGCTCAACTATTATGTGTGCCCCTAAAGTATCAAGGTTTAATCTTTGCTACTTTGATTTCATCTTTAAATTATTAACTTTATTTTAcaacaaattaaatataatggcATGAGTTGTAACTATAAGTATCAGCAATGCTTAGATACCATATAAGCCTATTAAAAAGaattaatacattaatattaattatacataAATCTGTGAATGACACATGCACAATGGATTTCTCAATaccctttttttttcaaacaataGTCTCCTAcacttttttcttcattttcaattgttttatatatttttatggtgAGAGACTATTATTGAAAATGCCCTTTAAAAGTATAAGATGATTTGTGGAAAAGTTCCCCTAATATTATTTTCCATATGGTGGAAAAGTTCCCCTAATATTGAAAGACAAGTAAAGTAATGATTATCCATATGACATCGGTTTCTTTGGTAGGTAACTGAGGCTTCACTGTTACTCTCAGGACTTTAGCTTTCTATATTATTGACATGGATGACGAACTTGTTACTTGGTTGCTTCCTTTTACGTTCCACTCACTTGGCTCTTTGAATTTTCTATAAACAAACACAACGATATGAGCTGAGGTTTACTAGGTGTCTCTATCATCCCTATTACGTTGGAGCCAATGACACATCCAGCAACTCCCTTTGCAATCGTCAGACGTGTGTTTTCAAAGATTTATTTCTAAAAGAGAGACATCCTTGCGCAGACCAAAATTTCCAGACTAAAAGGTAAATTTTGTAGCAAAATACTCAAAGATCCTTCTCTTGTCTAATACAATTTGTCTTCAATGCTTATAAGATTGGATGTGTTtgttatcttttaattttatcaagTGGCAATATATTGTGGTGGACATATTGCCTTAATGATGCGTATGTTATCTTATCTACAAATTGAAGCTTTCCCATGATGTATCATATGTCAACTAAATGCTTGCGAACTGAAACATTATGATCATAATCACATAAATCTGATAGGTTAATGAACAAAAAGAAACTCTTGAAAAATTAGCAAATACTATGTTTTGTCTCAACAATAGAGGGATGTTTGTGTTTTTGATATGATTATGATTGCTCTGGTGATCATATGGATGTAATATATATTGAAACTTAGTATCCGATTGTTCTCTGTGTATGCGAATGAAGATTAAGAATAACTCTCTTATATTAAGCTCTTAAGGCAAAACTCACTCAAAACCTTTTGTTCCTCAAACTCATACAATCACATCATAACTCGatggatgtatatatatatagctaaacACAAATCCTAATCCTACTAGTAAAGATATGATTATAGATAACTCCTAAAACATCTTTATCTTAATCCCCAACATTATCGGATTAGAACTTTGCTTAGCTTGGCCGGCAAGTCTTCACGCTTGATCCAATAACTTCATGCTTACTCCAACATTGTCCCCCTTAAGCTTGAAGTTATCTTGTGCTGTATCTAGAACGCCAATAAACTCTCTCATCTCCTTGAACTTAGTCCTCCCAAGTCCTTTTGTCAGAATATCTGCCTTCTGTCTGTTTCCAGACACATGATCAACCTCTACCTGTCCATTTTCGACACACTCCCTTATGAAATGGTATCTTCTATGTATGTGTTTAGAACGTCCATGAAAAACAGGGTTTTTGGTGAGTGATATTGCAGACTTGTTATCCACTCGTATGGTCACTTTCTCGCACTCATTGCCAGTGATCTCACTTAGAAGTTCTTGCAGCCAGATTGCCTGTTTAGCAGCTTCAGTGGCTGCCATGAACTCAGCTTCGCAGGAAGATAAGGCTACAGTTTCCTGTTTCTGAGAGCACCATGTAATGGGACTATCCTCCAAGTAGAATATGTGTCCTGTTATGCTCTTTCCATCGTCAACATCAACATTGAGAGAGCTGTCACTATACCCCAATAGCCTAACTTGATTCGCCCGTTTGTAAGTAAGACCAAAAGAAAGAGTACCTCGCAAGTATCTAAGAACTTGCTTCAGGGCCGCATCGTGTGACTCCTTAGGTTCGAGCATGTATCTACTCAAGACTCCAATGCTGTATGAAAGATCAGGTCGGGTATGAATGAGGTACCTCAGACATCCAATGGCTCTTCTATATTTCTTCTCGTCCACGCCCCTTTCTTCAACTGCTTTTGATATCTTTGTGTTCATGTCCATTGGAATATGAGTGGGGTTGCAGCTGTCCATCCCTGTCTCAACAAGAATCCTTGAGGCGTATCTCTCCTGTCTCAATGTGATGCCATAGTCGTGTTGTACAACCTCGATGCCCAAGTAGTATGTAAGCCTCCCTAAGTCGCTCATCTCAAACCTAGCAGCCATCTCATCCTTGAACTCGTTTATCATGGTTATGTCCGAGCCTGTGACAAGCAAGTCATCGACATAAACAGCCACAATAAGAGTATCTTCATTCCTCTTTCTTTGGTACAGCGAGGGCTCTTTGGAACAGCGGCCAAACTTTAACTCCTTTAGTATCTTGTTTAACTTGTAGTTCCAAGCCCTAGGAGCTTGTTTCAATCCATAGAGAGCTTTAGAGAGCTTGTATACCTTTTCTTCACTTCCCTGGACTTTAAAACCTTCTGGCTGTTTCACATAAACTTCTTCTTTAAGGTCTCGGTGAAGGAATGATGTTTTAACATCAAGATGATGTATTTCCCAACCATGAGAAGCAGCTAAAGCAATGATAAGACGGATTGTTTCTATCCTTGCAACGGGAGCAAAGACTTCATCGTAATCTATCCCATGCCTTTGTACATAGCCCTTTGCCACTAACCTCGCTTTGTACTTGTTCACACTTCCATCAGGGTTGCGTTTCACTTTGAACACCCACTTTAGCCCAATGGCTTTAACTCCTGCAGGTAGATCAACTAGGTGCCAAGTGTGATTCTTCTCGATGGAAGCTATCTCGTCTTCACAGGCCTTTACCCACACAGTCATAGTCTTAGCTTCCTCAAAATCCCATGGCTCCTCGTTGATTGCCATTAGGAGCCACTCGCATTCCGTTTCAGCCATTAGAACGTAGTCAGATAGATATTCAGTTGTTGTTTTTACCCTCGTTGATCGCCTCAATTGTGGCTGCTCCTCtgtttcatcatcatcagagaTGTCTACAACACTCTTATCATCACCTTCAGATTCATTCTTGACAATTTCTTCTGTCTCGTCTTTATTATCTTCTTCCTTGTTATTCACGTCATCCTCGACTTCTCTAAGTCCTCTGTTTCCAAACTGGCCAAGGCCGATACTCAGAGAGCCTGCGTCGCTCTCCTTGTTCCAGTTCCAACTCTCTTCTTCCATAAATACCACATCTCGACTTACAATGATTTTCTTGCTCGAGGGGTCGAGTAACCTATAAGCTTTAGTTCCTGGCTCCGTTCCAAGATGTACCAAAGCCTTTGATCTGTCATCTAACTTCTTCTTGTGAGGCGTTGAGATTCTTGCGTACCCGACACATCCAAAAACTTTCAGGTGAGCTATGTTTGGTTTGCTTCCTTTGAACATCTCGTACGGTGTCTTTGAGGCTAGTGTTCTTGTTGCAGAGCGGTTGACAAGATAGGTAACATGCCTTACGGCTTCGCCCCACATATAGTTTGGAACACTCATGTGTTTCAAGATGCTCCTAGTCATCTCTAGTATTGTCCTGTTGCGCCTCTCGACTACACCGTTTTGTTGGGGAGAATACGGCGCGGTTAAGTGTCTCTGAATCCCGTTCTCTTCACAGAAACTGTTGAACTCTAGAGATGTAAATTCTCCTCCCCGGTCTGTTCGAAAAGTCTTGATGGTGGTGCAGGTTTCTTGCTCTATATATCGTTTGAAACCTTTGAACCTCATGAAGGCCTCACTCTTCTCCTTCAACAACAACGTCCACATATAACGAGAATGATCGTCGATTATCACAAATACATACCTGTTTCGACCGATCGTTGGAGGGTTGATTGGACCGCAGAGATCTCCGTGCAGCAGCTCAAGTCTCCGTGATGCTCTGAATGTTGTTGCTTTTGGGAACGGTCGTCTTGTCTGTTTACCAAGTAGGCAAGAAACACACGTATTCCTTGTAACTAAGATCTTTGGCACTCCTGTGACAAGCTCCTTCTCAATCATTAGCTTCATGTTGTCAAAGTTGATGTGACCAAGCCGTGCATGCCACTTGCTTGACTCATTCGATGTTATCACTTGTAAGCAAGAAGTACCCTCGGCTTCCATTACTACTTTGTATAGACGATTCCTTCCCCTGTTAGCCTTGAGAAGTAACCTTCCATCACGGTCATATATGTGTAGCAAGTCCTCTTTTAACCTAACTTCACACCCTGTCTCCGTAGCTTGACCCAAGCTTATGATGTTGCTTCTAAGAGCCGGTATATAGTAGACGTTGGACATAACTTTCTTCACACCGTTTTTAAAGATGAAGCTGATGGAGCCCTTTCCTTTTATATCCACTCGAGAGTCATCACCAAACTTGACCTTTCCCGTTATTGTCTCGTCAAGAATAGTGAAATAGGAGCGATCACCCGTCATGTGATTGCTAGCACCGTTATCAAGATACCAGAGGTTGTTTCTTTCAAGACTTGAATCAAAGATGCTGGGTTGTACCTTTTCTTCGTTAAGGAACACCACCTCATGTATCATTAATTCGTCAGCTTCatgtgtttcttcttctttagtctCCTGAGCCTCTTGAAGCTTTAGCAAACGATCCGGACAATCTGTAGCGGAATGTCCTAGCTTGTCGCATCGGTAGCATGTGATCTTTGTTGCATCTCTTGTCTCTCTTACGTAGTTGTAGCGACCTCGACCTCTACCTCTACCGTAAAACCTTCCTCCACGTCCACGTCCTCTGGCTTCACTATTGACGCCTCGGTTGTATTGTGATTCAGAGTTAGCGTACATGAGGTTGTTGTGCTCTTCAGACGTCTCTTCATCCTCGCTAATACGTTCTTCATAAGCTTTTAGACGTCCGATAATGTCCTCAAAACTAGTAGTCTTAAGGTCCAATACTTGTTCCAGCGCAGCTACAATATGTATGTATTTTCTCCGAGGAAGGCTCTTTAGAAACTTCTTGACTAACTTTGATTCCTCTATCTCTTCTCCAAGTGCAGAAGACTTTGAAGAGATTTCGGATATTCTGCCCGTGAAGTCGTCAATAGTTTCGTTGTCTTTCATCCTAAGTCGGTCGAACTCAGCCATAAGCGTTTGTAAACGAGCTTCCTTGACTCTGTCAGCTCCCATATGTCTTGTCTTAATTGCTTCCCAAACTTTCTTTGCTGTGTCTAATTCACCTACTTGTAAGACAAGAGTTTCAGGAATCGATTGAACCAGCAACGCCATGGCCATGTTGTTTTTCTCATCGTCTCCTCCTTCAGCTTCAACAGTATCCCAAACCTTGTGTACTTTCATCAGAATCTTCATCTTGATCGCCCAAACTGTATAATTCGTGGCGTTCAGAATTGGACACTTGATTGACGACGACCCTGGTTCCTTCTTCTTGTCCGTGGCGACAATAATATCTCCCATAGTTTCAATTtatcagctctgataccaaatattgAAACTTAGTATCCGATTGTTCTCTGTGTATGCGAATGAAGATTAAGAATAACTCTCTTATATTAAGCTCTTAAGGCAAAACTCACTCAAAACCTTTTGTTCCTCAAACTCATACAATCACATCATAACTCGatggatgtatatatatatagctaaacACAAATCCTAATCCTACTAGTAAAGATATGCTTATAGATAACTCCTAAAACATCTTTATCTTAATCCCCAACATTATCGGATTAGAACTTTGCTTAGCTTGGCCGGCAAGTCTTCACGCTTGATCCAATAACTTCATGCTTACTCCAACAATATATAGTTGTTAGATCCTCTACTGAAAAGAAGAATCATCACGTGTCGACCGAAATAAGGCTAAAAACTATAGGGAGCTACGATACGATGTCTGAATTAAGGTAGGTTTTACAAATTCAAATAAATTCAGTTAGTTGTcgattattttttctttatatctTTTACCCGTGTACaattttcttttcctttgcGTAGTACTAATATTATACCCGTACTGCGTACGAGAAAAGAAGATGATTAGTTTGTTATGTTAAAATAGTATGTttgtaaaacaattaaaataatatgttttgtaacaaaatttattgatgGATTCATGCTAATATCCAAATGTATTGCAAATTTGTAGACAACATATATACTTGAGTTCAGTTAGAATGATGATaacattcttctttttttgactgGCTAATTTGTTAAGAACACTCTGCATGtacatataacatatatatatatattcataatcACACGAAGCATATTAGCCTCGTTTATTTATACCACAGATTAAAAAttagattaaatttatattttctttaaaaacagATTGTTTGAAGTAAATGGTATAACATAGATCCATACTATAAAGTGAATATGAGCCGTTCAGATTGAGATAATGCTCAATAAATATCACAGAACTAACatttggatttaaaaaaaaaacttaaaaactgaataaaaattcatagagaaaatcaaatcattaaaataagaaaataataatatgtcatCAATTGCATTGAACTCATATTGTGTTGTTGTTTCACAATTATTCAATGTCAGTTACTGCCTTAAATATAAATGAAAgaaaatcctactatataaaaggagctatTTTTAGAGCTTCTAAAGGGTGCCACATAGGATGAAATATTCCAGACCAATCGTTTTGCCATGTCGGTTTTTAGCTTATGGGCCTCAAATAATCCAAACCCATCAAGATAACCAATCAATTTGCAAAGGTTTTTGGCTTGGCTACATCTGATTAAATGTTCGAACCAATAAAAATAGCCAGCTGTCTAGACTAACCTAAAACATCTTCATTTCTTCAATTTTCGTTGCCGAAACCAAGCTCTCAACCTCTCGCCTTTTCCCATTCTTTCCCCATCTTCGTCACTTTTCAGATTCTCATTTCAGTTGTAACTTTAGCTATAACTACATTCCTCACATCAAAGACAGATTTTTCACGAATCACTTCAACTTCCCCTCTCAAACCCTATATATATGCCGATGTAGTCATCCTAAACCCTGTCAAATCTTAAGCAACAATGGCTTCCTCTCAAGTATCTTTCTTATTTCTTTCCTGGATCTTCAGAAAGATCTCGACATCACCAAATTTGAGAGGAATATGACACACCCATAAGTTTCCTTGGATTctatatgcttcattatttgtttttaacttCTATTCCTAGATTTAAAGCCTCAAGATTTCAATCGTTGGTAAGTTTTAGTGAAAGTTTTGTCTTGCTTTTACTACAGTTGGTAATTGTTGTAGATGATGAGGATATAGAGAATGCATGCTCTTTGTAATGGTATGTGTTTCGTCCCAGTTAATTTAATACATGACTCGAGCTTATTATAATTTCCTGACTTTTGTTTGTGCTTTGTGATCTTCCCCAGGTTCATCGTGGTCAAGATAAAGACGAGACATGACTGGAAACAGGTGAGCTTTTCAGTACGCATCTTTAAAATATGGGAAGCGTATTCGCTACAACCACACTAACACTATGATGGGAGTTTTGATGTATTATTATCTTTTTGCACTGATCTCTGTTATACCTTACAATAGTTCTTTTTCGTATTTCTTCTGCGTGATTTCAGCTCCAGACGCCATGACTGGCTCGAGTTCAAGCTTCAAGACACTGCCACAGTTAGCCAAACCACCAAGTTGTTCAGGCCAGTTTCTGCTTCTTCTTTCTGTTATTTCCGACTGCATAACTAATCTGCATCCATATACTGCATATCGGCTATGCATTACTAAACCCTCATTGGTGTTAGTTCAAGTTATTCAGAGTTCCTTGAAATTACCGAGGCTTGCAAACATATTCAACCAGCATGCCAGAGACGAAGCTGGTGAAGACATGGCTACTAATCAGCCCGCAATCAGAAAAGTAATTGGAGGCACATGATAAGTACATAGTCTATGTAAGTGTCTCGAGAACCAAACCATATTTCACAA comes from the Brassica rapa cultivar Chiifu-401-42 chromosome A01, CAAS_Brap_v3.01, whole genome shotgun sequence genome and includes:
- the LOC103853983 gene encoding bark storage protein A isoform X2 codes for the protein MGCFFIGLLMVILSIGNIIEEANGEISPKVLSNIKMMNKRGPYLGIVAPNNFELNPLLASQAYVPYPSLPFIDFAGRRFRFGNISNQRVVIVMTGLGMVNTGVVTQLLVSLFRLKGVLHYGIAGNADVNLDIGDVTIPKFWAHSGLWNWQRYGDGIDDELALEAGGDYTRDIGYLQFSKYNNQSDNLLNRVWYQPEEIFPVTGTPELREHVFWVPVDKSYLDLARQLQDMRLPQCVNTTCLPRPPKVTIVDRGVSASVFVDNAAYRTFLRSKFNATAIDMESAAVALICHQQALPFVVIRSLSDLAGGGSDVSNEADLFGSLAAQNSVDVLVKFVGLLPRHKSKTHS
- the LOC103853983 gene encoding bark storage protein A isoform X1; this encodes MGCFFIGLLMVILSIGNIIEEANGEISPKVLSNIKMMNKRGPYLGIVAPNNFELNPLLASQAYVPYPSLPFIDFAGRRFRFGNISNQRVVIVMTGLGMVNTGVVTQLLVSLFRLKGVLHYGIAGNADVNLDIGDVTIPKFWAHSGLWNWQRYGDGIDDELALEAGGDYTRDIGYLQFSKYNNQSDNLLNRVWYQPEEIFPVTGTPELREHVFWVPVDKSYLDLARQLQDMRLPQCVNTTCLPRPPKVTIVDRGVSASVFVDNAAYRTFLRSKFNATAIDMESAAVALICHQQALPFVVIRSLSDLAGGGSDVSNEADLFGSLAAQNSVDVLVKFVGLLPRHKSKTHS